The following proteins are co-located in the Tachysurus vachellii isolate PV-2020 chromosome 19, HZAU_Pvac_v1, whole genome shotgun sequence genome:
- the smim29 gene encoding small integral membrane protein 29, with protein sequence MNTTTVSPHPGGGDVALTYVLLPFLIITFAGIILAVVMYVKRRQRIDRLRHQLLPVYTYDPTEELNEAEQEMWREDDTKGWTTSYQQQWPLLPKNRNVSQKM encoded by the exons ATGAACACAACCACCGTGTCCCCTCACCCGGGCGGAGGAGACGTGGCCCTGACGTATGTGCTGCTCCCGTTTCTCATCATCACCTTCGCCGGGATTATTCTAGCGGTG GTGATGTACGTGAAGAGGAGGCAAAG gatcgACAGATTACGGCATCAGCTGCTCCCGGTGTATACGTACGACCCGACCGAGGAGCTGAACGAAGCCGAGCAGGAGATGTGGAGAGAAGATGACACTAAG GGCTGGACGACGTCGTACCAACAGCAGTGGCCTCTTCTCCCAAAAAACCGAAACGTTTCACAGAAGATGTGA